The following nucleotide sequence is from Pseudomonadota bacterium.
CGTCTACCCGGTAGGCTTCGATCTGGCCCGATCTTCCGGAGCTCGTGTTCGGCATTGAACTCTCTTATGGCCAGCAGTTCGCCGCACCACTCGTTGGCGAAATAGAACGACACGTCATCGAAGTACATGCTAACGGCTGGTACGTACATCTCAGGAGGACCACCCAAGATCTTCAATGCGCTCTTGGTCGCGGTATAGATGTCCACGTCGACTGAGACGAAACCGATTGGCGCGACGCGCGACAACGTCTCCATGAAGGGAACGATGGTGTGAGCGATGTCGCCGAGCACCAGCTCCGCACGACCGCCAAGCCGCTCCAGCAATTCTTCGCTGCCTTCCATCGCAAAATCACCGGGCATCCAAAGCTCCGCATGGTCGCGATAGCCTGAGACAGTAGGTAGGCCCGTGCCAGTGTCGAAGCCCACCACCCGGAACCGCACCCCCGTCTCCGCGGTGATCATCTCGCCGAGCTCTATTAGATTCAGTAGGCCTGCACCGCTGGCCACTCCGAACTCGATCACCGTCGTCTCCTTTGCGCCGAAGTAGTGAGCCAGGTCCGCCGCACGAAGCATGCCGTATGCGTAGTTCGATCGTCCCACAAGCCCGGCTCGCTCGCGTTCTCTGAACGTGCTCGCTTTGACGAATCTCGTTGCTAGCGGGCTCCCCGACAAAGTGCTCCATGTCTTCGACAGTAATCCAGGCAAACGAAGTGCACTCATTCTACCCTCGCATTTCCGAAATCAGCAGTGCGTCGCTCGTCACTCCGACCCGCGGACGAACGACCGACAACCGCCCCGGCCACTATGTGAAACACGGCCGTGGACACGGGCAATTAATGACCGTGATGCTTTTGTGGCGGCCCCGGTTGGGCAGGACCGTCCGTACCTAAAATGCTGGGACACATACAGGGCTACACGATTCCAAGGTTCTGTGTCGGCGGACACGTGTCTCCGGAGCCGACACTTGCCGGTGTGCGCTCGCCCAGCACAGTTCGGTCCAAGGAGTAGACTGACTCCATGCCGCCCCAGTCGGGAGTGTCAACAGGAGTAGAGTTCCCGATGAGGCAAAACACCGGGATGCCGGCCTCGCTGTGGGGATTCAGGGCCGAACGCAGACGTCGATTTACCGGTTTGCGCCTCCCCGCTCAAACCGGACCTCTCTTATTCCGGTACCGAAGGGACGGGCTAGCAGGCAGTGTGCGATGGAGCATGTCTAGACCGACAGAGACTCTCGGAAGTCGGGCCCGCAGGGGTGCGGTCTTCACCGTCGCGGGCCATGCAAGCGGATACGTGCTGCGGTTCGCCAGCAGCCTTATCTTGACGCGCCTGCTCTTCGAGGAGGCGTTCGGGCTCATGAGCATCGTTCACGCTTTGCTCACCGGGCTTACGCTGTTCAGCGACGTGGGGATCGGACCCAGCATCGTTCAGAACGAACGCTCGGATTCGAGATTCCTGGGGACGGCGTTTGCCGTGCAGGTTGCTCGGGGAATGCTGCTTACCTTGGCGGCTGCGCTGCTCGCTTGGCCGTGCGCGCGGCTGTATGGCCATGACGAGCTACTCTGGCTGATCCCAGTTGTGGGGTTGAATGCGGGGATTTCGGGCTTGAACTCGACGAAGCTGTTCGTGCTGCAGCGGGAGGTTGCGATCGGCCGCGTCACACTGGTGAACCTCGTCTCTCAGCTAGCCTCGTTTGGAACGATGCTCATATGGAGCCTCTTGTACCCAAGCGTGTGGGCTCTGGTGGGTGGGGCGCTCGTGTCGAGCGTGACGCAGATGCTGTTGTCGCAACTGCTGCTTCCGGGGCCAATGGACCGCTTCGCGTGGGATAGGGAAGCGCTCAAATCCCTCCTTCGCTTTGGTCGCTGGATCTTTCTATCTACGGCTCTCACGTTTCTTACCGGTCAGAGCATAGACCGGCTCGTATTCGGGCGGCTCATCCCACTCGACGCACTCGGTGTATACCACGTTGCCGCGACGCTCGCGGCCATCCCGCTGGGACTGCTTTCGGCACTAGCGGATCAGGTCATCTTCCCTGTTCTCTCCAAGGTTCAACGGAGTGGAAAGCCGCTCGGCTTGATCTTCCGGCGCACCCGGCTTCCGGTTCAGGTTGCGGCCGGCTGGGCGTTCAGCGGCCTTATCGCAGGGGGGCCGACCGCCCTCCGTGTCCTCTACGACGAGCGCTGGTGGGACGGTGGCTGGGTGATACAGCTGATCGGGGCGTCTTCCTGGTTTTCCGTATGTGCGACAACACAACGTGCCGTGCTGGCAGCCCGCGGAGAAGTGCACATGCTAGCTCTGGGATCCGGAATCAAGCTCTTGGCCATGGGGATGTGTATCTCCGTGGGCTTTGCCCATTTCGGTTTCTTCGGTGCGGTGGCGGGATTCGCGCTCTCCGAGGTGTTTCGTTACCTAGCGATGTCTTGGGCGGTAAGCCGCATGGGGCTCGATGCTCTGCGGCACGATTTGGTGTTCAGCGTTTGGATTGGGGTGGTAGGGTTGGTGGTTTGGCAGGGGGCACTCTACGCTAGATCGGTAGGCGTGCCGCTGCACATCGAAGCCTCGCTAGTGACATTCGCGGTGACTGTGGCCTGGCTGCCGCTGGCGTGGAGGCCAGCCATAGACCTAGTGCGCGCACGCGGGGAGGATCCGACTCTCGCATCTGCTGCGATCGGAGGAGGAGTGCCTTCCAAGTGATGGTCGCGCCCCGCTCCAAGCGCTACGACCGTACGCGAGCGACCACGACGCCAGCGAGAAGCAGGCCAATTCCCCCGGTTCTCAGCGTTCGTGGCCGCCTCACACGAATCTTGGCTGCGGATTTCCGCGAAAGCCGGACCTGCACCACTAGCTCAGCTAGCCAGATTCCGCGTGCCCCCCTCTTTCGCGCCCGCAAGCGTCCTACAGCAGGTCAGCAAGGCTCCCGCGAGGAAGTAGCCGAGGTCAAAGAGCATTCCATTGGGTAGTAGATCCAACATGATCACGCCGAGCATCGTGGCAATGGATCCCAGCAGTATCGAGTCGCACGGGTCCCGGCGCAGTTTGCGGCGAGCAAATGCGAACAGCACGGGAAGAGCAAGCAACCCCATGCCACCATAGTACCCAAAGAGCCCCCGCGATCCGAGCACAATGATCCAGTGGCCGTCCGTGACGACGCGCTGCTTTTCTACCGTGGAGAACCTGGAACGGCCGTACCCACCCCAGCCGAAGAGTAGACGCCGCGAGGCGATTCCAAGCAAGATGTCTTCATTTGCGAACCGAAACTGCAGGGATCCGAGCCGGTCCGCGTCGGCGAAAGAACCCACCGCGGCCAGTATGCGCTGGGTGTCGATCGAACCGCTGAGCCGCAAGAGCGGGTAGGCCAGCACAAAGGAGACTAGCAAGGCTGCAACCAGCAATTGACGTTTGGGGTGCAGGAAGGCCACAAGGGGAAGAAATATCGCCGCATAGACGGTTGCGGCCAGGCTCTTGGCTAGAATCAGTACGGTCAGCAAGTAGGGAGGCACCAGCTTGGAGGGGATGCGCCAGAGCGCCGGATTGACACGGGCCCAGCTCGTGGAGGCAACGATGGCCAGGACCGTGAAGAGGGCCACTGCAAGTCCATGTTGCATGAACACCGTAGGTCGGAACCCCTCGCCTCGCATGGCCTGTGCGAAGCTGTGCTGGTGAAACCCGTACACCCACGTGTGCAGCTGAGGGCTCAACCGGATCTCGACCAGCATCAGCAACGAGTACAAGAGACCGGCCATCGCGAATGCGCGCATCAGGAAACGCAGATCGTTACGCGTGCGAACCAAAGAGGCACCCAGAACAAACGGTGTGAAGACCCGGAGCGTGTCCGAGACGACCATGCCGATAGCATCGTGAAACGTGAGCCCGGGGCGGCGCTCCCCGCCTGTGAAGATCGGGTTTGAATTGGTGAGTGCGGTACCGAGCGCACCGATAACCAGCAGAGCGATGGTCGTCCACACTATCCCACCCGGGCGAAAACGCAGTGCGCCACGCCGGAGGATCAGACAGCTCAGTAGACTAGCGCTGGCTGACACCGTGTGCTTGTTGAAGGGGGGAAGCAGTGGTGGGTCGAACTCCATGCGCTCGGGAAGCAGCATCGTAGCCCCAAGCGCCAGAAGACACGCGGCCTTGGCCGGCCGGTAGCGTGCGTACGCCAGGTAGGATACCGGGACCCACAGTATCAGGGCCAGGCCAGCAGTGAAGCTAGAGTGTTCCACCATGCCGTCCGACAGTTTTGGATGCGCC
It contains:
- a CDS encoding oligosaccharide flippase family protein; its protein translation is MSRPTETLGSRARRGAVFTVAGHASGYVLRFASSLILTRLLFEEAFGLMSIVHALLTGLTLFSDVGIGPSIVQNERSDSRFLGTAFAVQVARGMLLTLAAALLAWPCARLYGHDELLWLIPVVGLNAGISGLNSTKLFVLQREVAIGRVTLVNLVSQLASFGTMLIWSLLYPSVWALVGGALVSSVTQMLLSQLLLPGPMDRFAWDREALKSLLRFGRWIFLSTALTFLTGQSIDRLVFGRLIPLDALGVYHVAATLAAIPLGLLSALADQVIFPVLSKVQRSGKPLGLIFRRTRLPVQVAAGWAFSGLIAGGPTALRVLYDERWWDGGWVIQLIGASSWFSVCATTQRAVLAARGEVHMLALGSGIKLLAMGMCISVGFAHFGFFGAVAGFALSEVFRYLAMSWAVSRMGLDALRHDLVFSVWIGVVGLVVWQGALYARSVGVPLHIEASLVTFAVTVAWLPLAWRPAIDLVRARGEDPTLASAAIGGGVPSK